AGCGGATCTTTCTCGCTGTAAGCACTGGTCTTTAGCCCGTCGAATACCCTGGCGCTGGAAGGCATAAAAAGTGCGCAGTCATGGCTGACGCAGCTTTCGATCAGCTTGTTGGTAAAACGCCGCTGCTCGTCGAGTGCTGGTTGTTCCAGCAGACCCAGTTGAAACTGCTCATGGTAGAAAGCCAGATTTACCAGCATGTCCGGACGCTCTCGCGCCAGTGCCTGGTCGACAACCTCATTCGACCAGCCGCCCGGCGACTGCCCAAGCGTCTGAAGCTGGATCGATTCCATCGACGCCTGCGCCAGCAAGGCCTGACCCAGACGGGTCTCTTCCCCAAGCAGCAACACCCGCATGCGCATCTGAATCAGCCTTGTCTCATCGAACGGAACCTGCCCCTATTGTGCAGTGTTACGGCGATGGCGTCACCACGCAGCGTCATGCGTAGGTGATCAGTGACTGATGCTGCGGATGGTCCAGATGCGGCACGCTGTTGAAGCTGCTCAAGCGCATCGAGCGCTGATTGAACACGCAGTGGATGAGACCGGTGTTACGCGTCTGCAGATTGAGTTCGACCATGGTCTCGCAGGGCGCATCCAGCAACTGGCGAACCAGCATCGCAATCGCTCCTCCGGAACTGATTGCCAGGACCCGCTTGCCCGCGCAGCGAGCCATGAGATCTTCCTTCATAAAGCGAACGCGCTCTTCGAACGCCGCCCAGGTTTCCGGCAAATCGCCCTCCAGGCCTGACTGTGACCAGAGGATGATGCCCTTGCGCAGACGCTTGAAGAAGTCGGATACCGCTGGTTTCTCCGGGAGCTTCTCTTCCGGGAACTGAGCCGTATAGGCGGCGAGAATGGCGTGGAAATCGAACTCGTTCAGCTGGGTGAATACTTCGAACGAGGGGTCCTTCAGGTCCAGACCGGCACAGATGCCCTCTGCGGTCTCGCGATGACGCACCATATCGCCGGTGAGAATGTGATCGAAGTGCATGTCGCGCTCGCGGAAGTACTCACCAAGCAACCGCGCTTGGCGATGACCCTTGTCCGACAGCTGATCGTAATTGCTCGAGCCGAAGGACGCCTGGCCGTGACGTACAAAGTAAACTTCTGACATCTTGGATTCGCTTTTTCCTGGGCAAAACAAAGCCCGGTGAGCCGAAGAACATCATCCTCGACCAAGCCGGGCTGGTTCGACAGCTACATTCTAAAAAGGAATGTCGTCGTCAAAACTATCGTAATCGGGCATCGATTGCGGCTGCTGTTGCGCCGGCTGCGGCGATGGCTGCTGCTGTTGCGGGCGCTGTTGCTGCGGACGCGGCGGGGCCATGCCCTGCTCACCGCCCTGCGGGCGACCGTCGAGCAGCTGCATCTGGCCGCCCATGTCGACGACGATTTCGGTGGTGTAGCGCTTGACGCCGTCTTTTTCCCATTCACGGGTCTGCAGACGACCTTCGATGTACATCTTCGAGCCCTTGCGCACGTATTCACCGACGACCTCGGCAATACGGCCGAAGAACACCACTCGGTGCCATTCGGTGCGCTCTTGCTGCTGGCCTGTTTGCTTGTCCTTCCAGCTATCGGAGGTAGCAAGCGTGACGTTGGCGACGGCATTGCCATTGGGCAGGTAGCGGACTTCCGGATCGCCCCCGACGTTGCCGATCAGAATTACCTTGTTGACGCCTCTGGCCATGATTCAAATCTCCTGACGTGCCTGAGCTCAGGCTGGTTGTAGAACTCGATCCAGCGCTTCGCGATCCAGCACCTGCGTATCGACTTTGATGTATGCGGCCGCTTCCTCGGCCACGATGACCGCCTCGGCCACGCCCGGCACCGCGAGAATTCGCCGGAGCAGCGCCTCATCCCGGAACGGTGCATCGGGCAACGGCAGGCGATAGCTTTTGACATATGGCGGCTGCTTCATGGTAACACCAATCATCAGCCAGGAAAGAGCGAGCAAACCGCAAAGCAGGAAAACCCCGCCCAGGCCAAACTCCCCATAAGCCGCTCCTCCCAAGGCACCACCCAGCGCTGCGCCGATGAACTGGCTGGTCGAATAAACGCCCATCGCAGTCCCCTTGGCACCGGGAGGCGCGATCTTGCTCAGCAAGGACGGCAGAGTGGCCTCGAGCAGATTGAACGCAGTGAAATACACCACGATCGCCACCACCAGCCCATTCAGCGAATCGAGATTCAGCCAGATCATACCCTGCACCGCAGCCAGCAAGGCCACAGCGGCCAGAAGCACCTGCTTCACCCGGCGCTTGCGTTCGGCATAGATGATCGCGGGCACCATCGCGACGAAGGAAACCAGCAAGGCCGACAGGTATACCCACCAATGCTGACTGGTGGGTAAACCGGCGTGGTCCTGCAGTGCCAGCGGGATCGCCACGAAACTCGCCATGAGGATCGCGTGCAGCGCGCCAATTCCATAGTTGAGCCGCAGCAACTCCGGATTGCGCAGCGCCGGCATCAATGCGGAGCGCACCACGCCGGCCTCCCGGTGTTGCAGCGCCAGGGTCGGTGTTGGCACCACCCAGGTCACCAATGCCAGGCCAACCAGCGCCAGCGCAACGGTGACGTAAAACACGCCGGAGAGCCCGGCGACCGAAGCGATGAGCGGGCCGGCGATCATCGCCACGCCGAACGAGACGCCAATGCTCATACCTATCATCGCCATCGCCTTGGTCCGATGTTCGTCCCGCGTCAGATCAGCGACGAGCGCCATGATTGCCGCTGCGATCGCA
The nucleotide sequence above comes from Halopseudomonas xinjiangensis. Encoded proteins:
- a CDS encoding histidine phosphatase family protein, coding for MSEVYFVRHGQASFGSSNYDQLSDKGHRQARLLGEYFRERDMHFDHILTGDMVRHRETAEGICAGLDLKDPSFEVFTQLNEFDFHAILAAYTAQFPEEKLPEKPAVSDFFKRLRKGIILWSQSGLEGDLPETWAAFEERVRFMKEDLMARCAGKRVLAISSGGAIAMLVRQLLDAPCETMVELNLQTRNTGLIHCVFNQRSMRLSSFNSVPHLDHPQHQSLITYA
- the ssb gene encoding single-stranded DNA-binding protein, coding for MARGVNKVILIGNVGGDPEVRYLPNGNAVANVTLATSDSWKDKQTGQQQERTEWHRVVFFGRIAEVVGEYVRKGSKMYIEGRLQTREWEKDGVKRYTTEIVVDMGGQMQLLDGRPQGGEQGMAPPRPQQQRPQQQQPSPQPAQQQPQSMPDYDSFDDDIPF
- a CDS encoding MFS transporter, coding for MQQAESMTPIERRAAVSLAAVFAFRMLGLFMVLPVLATYGQHLDGATPLLIGVAIGAYGFTQALLQIPFGMLSDRIGRKPVIIGGLLLFALGGLVAAQADSMLGVVMGRILQGAGAIAAAIMALVADLTRDEHRTKAMAMIGMSIGVSFGVAMIAGPLIASVAGLSGVFYVTVALALVGLALVTWVVPTPTLALQHREAGVVRSALMPALRNPELLRLNYGIGALHAILMASFVAIPLALQDHAGLPTSQHWWVYLSALLVSFVAMVPAIIYAERKRRVKQVLLAAVALLAAVQGMIWLNLDSLNGLVVAIVVYFTAFNLLEATLPSLLSKIAPPGAKGTAMGVYSTSQFIGAALGGALGGAAYGEFGLGGVFLLCGLLALSWLMIGVTMKQPPYVKSYRLPLPDAPFRDEALLRRILAVPGVAEAVIVAEEAAAYIKVDTQVLDREALDRVLQPA